From Alteromonas sp. RKMC-009, one genomic window encodes:
- a CDS encoding MlaA family lipoprotein produces the protein MPAYRQGAFALIICLFLLGGCASAPDTPENSAVQPQDNKQSQNNEPALAEELAKGKDVTVQTSQGAVSVSPVVVAVGDTPESGNTGGEVYYNDPWEGFNRAMFSFNNVSYQYVLLPLADGYHYVVPGVVRDKIGNAFDNLREPLNLVNNTFAGEFSEAGANLGRFLINSTVGLLGLFDPASDWFDIKPQKQTIANTLQRYDIGSGPYLVIPILGPSDSRGALSTLTEGFVHPVNYIAEPPESYQLRIFEGFDDFSNQSDTYRKLYEQAEDPYIFFRNQYIQGQRRDELFELSEREQQDNL, from the coding sequence ATGCCAGCTTATAGACAAGGTGCTTTCGCCTTAATTATTTGTTTATTTTTATTGGGCGGCTGTGCCAGCGCGCCCGACACGCCTGAAAATTCTGCTGTACAACCGCAGGACAACAAGCAATCACAAAATAACGAACCCGCGCTGGCTGAAGAGCTTGCGAAAGGGAAGGACGTTACCGTGCAAACCAGCCAGGGAGCCGTATCCGTTTCTCCGGTAGTGGTTGCAGTAGGTGATACCCCTGAGTCAGGGAATACCGGTGGTGAGGTGTATTACAATGATCCCTGGGAAGGGTTCAACCGGGCCATGTTCAGCTTTAATAATGTGTCTTATCAGTATGTACTTTTACCGTTGGCAGACGGTTATCATTATGTAGTGCCCGGTGTAGTAAGAGACAAAATCGGTAATGCCTTTGATAATCTCAGAGAGCCGCTGAATCTGGTCAACAACACCTTTGCAGGCGAGTTCAGTGAGGCTGGTGCAAACTTAGGGCGCTTTCTGATCAATTCTACGGTGGGACTGCTCGGCTTATTCGACCCCGCATCCGACTGGTTCGACATCAAACCGCAAAAGCAAACCATCGCAAATACCCTACAACGCTACGATATTGGCTCCGGCCCGTATCTGGTTATTCCCATTTTAGGTCCGTCTGATTCCCGGGGCGCGTTATCTACGCTCACCGAAGGGTTTGTCCATCCGGTAAATTACATTGCCGAACCACCGGAAAGCTATCAGTTGAGGATTTTTGAAGGTTTTGATGACTTCTCAAATCAGTCAGATACTTACAGAAAACTGTATGAGCAGGCTGAGGATCCTTACATCTTTTTCCGTAATCAGTACATTCAGGGACAGCGACGTGACGAACTCTTCGAACTCAGTGAACGCGAACAGCAAGATAACCTGTAA
- a CDS encoding efflux RND transporter permease subunit, protein MTNSSNSVNANSKITCKLAAGIISARWGILVFFIAALAWLGLHISQFRIDASADTLLVKDNKLYIQTQVADQTFAPQEFILLAYEPVSHDLFSRQTFDDIAALSAEIKKIDRVEAVTSIITVPLINDAGALTGDTDVASLSWEKQQYSPAQMKSMMSGHPIFTDLLVNRQETATGIQIVFKDNPELAEIDKEITAIQAKVLDGGSLSDADNKKIEALKAKADPIRQQLTAQRKAEIEQIEQITQSVSDRANTYLGGAYVVGQHLIDIIKSDLVNFGTAIAAVIVLLLALLYRSFKWVFFPLLSCAVSVFLTMGLFGLLDLRTTVISANFVALQLILTLAVMIHVIGSYREISRDNPAYSQRQRIVATLEDKLSPCFYATLTTSVGFGALIFSGLQPVVAFGWMMLASMLITMAVSLLLFPALLSFLPASKETKEYSFIKALLERLRRLSMRAPLAVSGFVLIVFAVMAAGITRLNVENSFINYFDKETQIYKELAFIDREFGGSTALDVIITLDEQNASKELVLTADSVAQLQLAQAAIKAFDATGSVTSVVNFTELAKQLNGGKPLTEYELTSIYRLLDEKVVNQLVGAYFSAEDNAFRISTRIQDTTEGLNRQLFMTQLQSDLKATGLDDSQYELTNLFVLYQDILSRLFDSQIKTLGIVYAVLALVLFAIFRSLKVTLIALLPNILTTLGILGIIGWSGISLDIMTITIAAIAMGIAVDDTIHFLHSYLSGMKQGDGSADAGSRSAFGHSGLAILFTSTIIATGFSLFGFSDFLPSVYFGLLTALAMLLALFTDLSLLPALLNRFVGKKSSG, encoded by the coding sequence GTGACGAACTCTTCGAACTCAGTGAACGCGAACAGCAAGATAACCTGTAAGCTGGCGGCAGGAATCATTTCAGCCCGCTGGGGTATTCTGGTTTTCTTTATTGCGGCTTTAGCGTGGCTGGGATTACACATATCGCAATTTCGCATTGATGCGTCCGCAGACACCTTACTGGTCAAAGATAACAAGCTCTACATTCAGACTCAGGTTGCTGATCAGACGTTTGCCCCGCAGGAATTCATTCTGCTGGCTTATGAGCCGGTTTCTCATGATCTGTTCAGCCGGCAGACATTTGATGATATTGCTGCGTTGTCGGCAGAAATAAAGAAAATCGACCGTGTCGAAGCTGTGACATCCATTATCACCGTGCCGCTTATTAATGATGCCGGTGCACTTACCGGCGATACCGATGTGGCTTCTCTGTCATGGGAAAAGCAGCAGTATTCTCCCGCGCAAATGAAATCGATGATGTCAGGCCATCCGATTTTTACTGATCTGCTGGTTAACCGTCAGGAAACCGCAACGGGCATTCAGATCGTTTTTAAAGACAATCCTGAACTGGCAGAAATTGACAAAGAAATCACCGCCATTCAGGCCAAAGTACTAGACGGCGGGAGCCTCAGTGACGCCGACAATAAGAAAATTGAAGCGTTAAAGGCGAAGGCAGACCCTATCCGGCAGCAACTGACCGCACAGCGCAAAGCCGAAATTGAACAAATTGAACAAATCACGCAGTCTGTGTCTGACAGAGCGAACACTTATCTTGGCGGCGCCTATGTCGTGGGCCAGCATCTTATAGATATCATTAAGTCAGACCTGGTGAATTTTGGCACCGCAATCGCTGCAGTTATCGTGTTACTTCTGGCCTTATTGTACCGTTCATTTAAGTGGGTATTCTTTCCGTTACTGTCCTGTGCAGTCAGTGTATTTCTGACCATGGGCCTGTTCGGGTTGCTGGATTTACGAACCACAGTCATTTCAGCCAATTTTGTGGCTTTGCAACTTATCCTTACCCTGGCGGTGATGATCCACGTCATCGGCAGCTACCGTGAAATAAGCCGGGATAACCCGGCGTATTCTCAACGCCAGCGCATTGTCGCTACGTTGGAAGATAAACTGTCTCCCTGTTTTTACGCCACGCTGACAACCTCTGTGGGATTCGGCGCTCTCATCTTTTCAGGCTTGCAGCCGGTGGTCGCATTTGGATGGATGATGCTGGCTTCCATGTTGATCACCATGGCGGTAAGTTTGCTGCTGTTCCCGGCTTTGCTGTCATTTTTACCGGCCAGTAAAGAAACGAAAGAGTACAGTTTTATTAAAGCTTTGCTGGAACGCCTGCGCCGGCTATCGATGCGCGCACCATTGGCTGTCAGCGGGTTTGTGCTCATTGTGTTTGCTGTTATGGCGGCGGGCATCACACGGCTTAATGTTGAAAACTCCTTTATTAATTACTTTGATAAAGAAACGCAAATCTACAAAGAACTGGCGTTTATCGACCGTGAATTTGGTGGTTCTACTGCCCTGGATGTCATTATTACACTGGATGAACAAAACGCGTCGAAGGAACTGGTGCTGACGGCAGATTCTGTCGCACAGTTGCAGCTGGCGCAGGCGGCCATCAAGGCATTTGACGCCACAGGCAGTGTGACGTCGGTAGTGAATTTTACTGAACTGGCAAAACAGTTAAATGGCGGAAAACCGCTTACCGAGTATGAGCTTACCTCTATCTACCGTTTACTGGATGAAAAGGTGGTAAATCAGCTGGTGGGGGCGTATTTTTCTGCAGAAGATAATGCCTTTCGTATCTCTACGCGTATTCAGGACACCACGGAAGGGTTGAACCGTCAACTGTTTATGACTCAACTGCAGTCTGACTTAAAAGCCACGGGGCTGGATGACTCTCAGTATGAACTGACTAACCTGTTCGTGTTGTATCAGGATATTCTCAGTCGTCTGTTTGACTCCCAGATCAAAACTCTCGGCATTGTGTATGCTGTGCTGGCGCTGGTGCTGTTTGCTATTTTCCGCTCGCTTAAGGTCACACTGATTGCGCTGCTACCGAATATTCTCACCACGCTGGGAATTTTAGGGATCATTGGCTGGTCCGGTATTTCCCTTGATATTATGACTATCACTATTGCAGCTATTGCCATGGGTATCGCTGTCGATGATACCATTCACTTTTTACACAGTTACCTGTCTGGTATGAAACAGGGAGATGGCAGCGCAGACGCGGGGAGCCGTTCAGCCTTCGGGCATTCCGGACTGGCTATATTGTTCACCTCTACCATTATCGCAACGGGTTTCTCATTGTTCGGTTTTTCTGACTTTTTACCCAGTGTGTATTTTGGCTTGCTGACGGCACTGGCAATGCTGCTGGCACTGTTTACTGACCTGAGTTTATTGCCGGCGCTGCTAAATCGTTTTGTTGGTAAGAAAAGTAGCGGGTAA
- a CDS encoding DUF6942 family protein: MPEADSVAGLGREEASIRVFMANRPDYPLTGPAGQLLPANGTLIENINRECGNGWRKVFNVYAKWVFALSESAGQTRGISSWQQYRDELLLTEQGSTALWFEAPEHFNPARLNIVMGKTFAGTLGLTDSVEWLTADFAVCLRRSLIVTPYFDYRQLTNEKIGFLNHLIRSRPTLLKQAMGRQT; encoded by the coding sequence ATGCCTGAGGCAGATTCCGTTGCAGGGTTAGGGAGAGAAGAGGCCAGTATCCGGGTATTTATGGCCAACCGGCCTGATTATCCTTTGACGGGGCCAGCGGGGCAATTGTTGCCGGCAAATGGCACCCTCATTGAGAATATAAACCGGGAATGCGGAAACGGCTGGCGTAAAGTATTTAATGTTTACGCAAAATGGGTATTTGCGTTGTCAGAGAGTGCCGGCCAGACACGAGGCATTTCCTCATGGCAACAGTATCGTGACGAGCTTTTGCTGACAGAACAGGGGAGTACAGCGCTCTGGTTTGAAGCGCCGGAACACTTTAACCCTGCCAGATTAAACATTGTGATGGGCAAAACCTTTGCCGGAACGTTGGGACTTACAGACAGTGTGGAATGGCTGACGGCTGATTTTGCTGTGTGTTTGCGACGGTCATTGATTGTGACGCCGTATTTTGACTACCGGCAGTTGACGAACGAAAAAATTGGTTTTCTGAATCATCTGATCAGAAGCAGGCCAACTTTGTTGAAACAGGCTATGGGGCGCCAGACATAA
- a CDS encoding DUF1328 domain-containing protein, which translates to MLGWAVTFFIIAIIAAVFGFGGIAGAASGIAQFLFFVFVALLVISLIANALRGKSPRV; encoded by the coding sequence ATGCTAGGTTGGGCAGTTACATTTTTCATTATCGCCATTATCGCAGCAGTTTTTGGCTTTGGCGGCATTGCCGGTGCAGCATCAGGCATTGCTCAGTTTTTATTCTTCGTGTTTGTAGCGTTGCTGGTGATCTCTCTGATCGCGAATGCATTACGCGGCAAATCACCTAGAGTCTAA
- the yfbR gene encoding 5'-deoxynucleotidase: MSKNHSAFIGLMQRARNVKRWPLMAQFQEEMLSTHIYEAAVVAHMLGAIAKDVFNEDVEPDRVASMAIFHEGSEIAGMSDIPSPVKYHDPETTMAIKKLERRFEAMLLQTLPEPLRQRYQPLIEQDKEDIHVALAKAADVLCAYLKCDYELSKSNSEFSNAMHEMDIQLKKYRDTFKCVDYFCQVFLEDAKGTLDEQTRDLDWVERANTLNIKE; encoded by the coding sequence ATGAGTAAAAACCATTCTGCATTTATCGGTTTGATGCAAAGAGCAAGAAACGTAAAACGCTGGCCATTGATGGCGCAGTTTCAGGAAGAAATGCTATCGACGCATATTTATGAAGCCGCAGTGGTTGCTCACATGCTCGGTGCAATTGCAAAAGACGTATTTAACGAAGATGTTGAGCCTGACCGGGTAGCCTCGATGGCTATTTTCCATGAAGGCAGTGAAATTGCCGGTATGAGCGACATCCCCAGCCCGGTAAAATATCACGACCCTGAAACCACCATGGCGATTAAGAAGCTGGAGCGAAGGTTTGAAGCCATGTTACTTCAAACGTTACCTGAACCACTACGTCAGCGTTACCAGCCTCTGATTGAGCAGGATAAAGAAGATATTCATGTGGCGCTGGCGAAAGCTGCAGACGTTTTGTGTGCTTATTTGAAATGTGACTATGAGTTATCAAAATCCAACTCAGAGTTTTCAAATGCTATGCACGAGATGGACATACAACTGAAAAAATATCGGGACACGTTTAAATGTGTGGATTATTTCTGTCAGGTATTTCTTGAAGATGCAAAAGGAACGCTGGATGAGCAGACCCGCGATTTAGACTGGGTCGAAAGGGCTAATACGCTGAATATTAAAGAATAA
- a CDS encoding DUF2383 domain-containing protein, whose amino-acid sequence MSAANYPSDNISYLINVLQSGISFYSDGIKAVSCDSTRALFSRILREKQQACTDLMPYANQQSDFTETSLVIEARKLYTHVVSKLSADSEQVFVDQLVALESRVLKQFDDALNEKQSQSCAQLLRKIRTRMQQCYDELLSLKQARTQLLKDRA is encoded by the coding sequence GTGTCTGCTGCTAATTATCCGTCTGATAATATTTCATATCTCATCAATGTCCTGCAAAGCGGTATCTCGTTTTACAGCGACGGAATTAAAGCCGTGAGTTGCGACAGTACCCGCGCCTTGTTTTCCCGTATATTAAGGGAGAAGCAACAAGCCTGTACTGATCTCATGCCCTATGCAAATCAACAAAGTGACTTTACCGAAACGTCTCTGGTTATCGAAGCCAGAAAACTCTATACCCATGTAGTCAGTAAGCTTTCTGCAGACAGTGAGCAAGTGTTTGTTGATCAACTGGTAGCACTAGAATCACGGGTTCTGAAACAGTTCGATGATGCGTTAAACGAAAAACAGAGCCAGTCTTGTGCTCAGTTGTTGCGGAAAATCCGCACACGCATGCAGCAATGTTATGATGAATTATTATCCCTGAAACAAGCCAGAACGCAGTTATTGAAAGACCGCGCCTGA
- a CDS encoding type II secretion system protein: MMKTFKYSAGFTLIELVIVIVILGVLAVTAAPRFIDLSEDATNAVTQGQMGAFKSGITLLQAKYQIRQTTPINIGGQSVDFTPDGWAQGSTADTAGCVDLWNKVYSSPEPVNALASYNSPLVTGWNAYYYSGACGYILGNAGEVFYDDTGNPTQVHFVYFTQDLTVSTYSGNAGDVKMYNL, translated from the coding sequence ATGATGAAAACTTTTAAATATTCTGCAGGCTTTACATTAATCGAGCTGGTCATCGTCATTGTCATTCTTGGCGTGCTGGCTGTAACAGCTGCTCCCCGTTTTATTGATTTGTCTGAAGATGCCACCAATGCCGTTACTCAGGGTCAGATGGGCGCATTTAAGTCAGGCATTACGCTGTTACAGGCCAAATATCAGATTCGCCAGACAACGCCGATAAATATCGGCGGACAGTCTGTAGATTTCACACCGGATGGCTGGGCTCAGGGGAGTACTGCGGACACCGCCGGCTGTGTGGACCTGTGGAACAAAGTTTACAGCAGTCCGGAACCGGTAAATGCGCTGGCCAGCTACAACAGTCCCCTGGTGACTGGCTGGAACGCTTACTACTACAGTGGCGCCTGCGGTTACATTCTCGGTAATGCCGGCGAAGTATTTTACGATGACACCGGTAATCCGACTCAGGTCCATTTTGTGTACTTCACTCAGGATCTCACTGTATCTACCTATTCCGGTAATGCAGGCGATGTGAAAATGTACAATCTGTAA
- a CDS encoding CC0125/CC1285 family lipoprotein produces MPGFASGLMIKTRNVFLPVLTASVLVLSACSSVPDSAPTPYKAAKSEKQYGYSSVQLSDAEYRVMFRATEATDAALVQEYTLYRAAEIAKAAGYQYLAIVKTDVERKMTTGKRLVKDTSAAQIPVLQEEQCTMSGCSGVAQPFPAQTTDMTVETQTMEDVYFSIMVRMSNDAATLGKKAFTVSELLANKPA; encoded by the coding sequence ATGCCAGGTTTTGCATCAGGATTAATGATTAAAACGCGCAACGTATTTTTACCGGTGCTAACGGCAAGTGTGCTGGTACTCAGTGCCTGTAGCAGTGTACCGGACTCAGCGCCAACGCCATATAAGGCGGCAAAATCTGAGAAACAGTACGGATATTCATCTGTTCAACTGTCTGATGCGGAGTACAGAGTGATGTTCCGTGCCACAGAAGCCACCGATGCGGCGCTGGTGCAGGAATATACTTTATACCGCGCCGCTGAAATCGCTAAGGCTGCCGGCTATCAGTATCTGGCTATCGTGAAGACAGATGTTGAACGTAAAATGACTACCGGCAAACGCCTGGTAAAAGACACCAGTGCTGCTCAAATCCCTGTACTGCAGGAAGAACAATGCACAATGTCAGGCTGTTCCGGCGTAGCCCAGCCATTCCCGGCGCAAACTACAGACATGACCGTCGAAACGCAGACCATGGAAGACGTGTATTTTTCAATCATGGTAAGAATGAGCAATGATGCGGCAACCCTGGGTAAAAAAGCCTTTACAGTCAGTGAACTGTTGGCAAACAAACCTGCCTGA
- a CDS encoding DUF883 domain-containing protein, with translation MANAASTASPASATKTSNGVADSTHPFTDKAQASLHSSVDKLAESAARAEQNIRSTASDSAENMAARKAQMDAKWKASGVRKYAIENPVAAAGIAFAAGMLVTSLLRKK, from the coding sequence ATGGCTAATGCAGCATCAACCGCTTCACCAGCTTCAGCAACGAAGACATCTAACGGTGTGGCTGATTCGACTCATCCTTTTACAGACAAAGCTCAGGCTTCTCTGCACTCGTCTGTAGATAAGCTGGCGGAATCAGCGGCCCGTGCCGAACAGAATATCCGCTCCACCGCGTCTGACTCTGCTGAGAATATGGCAGCACGTAAGGCCCAGATGGATGCTAAATGGAAGGCCTCTGGCGTACGTAAATACGCTATTGAAAACCCGGTAGCAGCCGCTGGTATCGCGTTTGCTGCAGGTATGCTGGTTACTTCACTTTTACGTAAAAAGTAA
- a CDS encoding response regulator: protein MAEVIRVLLVEDDEDDYFLTADYMSQCEDPKFHITWVTNGKAAIDAFQKRTFDICLLDYILGAENALDVLATFKAAGITVPVVILTGQTDSQVDDMVMRAGAADYLNKSEIESPRFMRTMRYAMVRREIENERIERHKVEQQNKAKDKFLAHLGHELRTPLTSILGYTELLLDDEANEPMNQELSIIHTNGKHLLSLLNDLLDMSRIMANKLELSLREVNLNGFLTDVHSLMNLAAKDKGLSMEVFSQNDIPDFITADPTRLRQVLINLISNAVKFTDTGTIRVSVETLPPRKSDNKELLLFRVTDSGIGMPPNKLGDIFRPFEQIEDVMRANHGGAGLGLAICRELVSKMGGEISVESVFGRGSTFSFTIDPGDISEQHFDVFRLSAPTPDELSKNHLHVTGRVLIVDDLRELRKLTGHMVSQCHATVSYAENGVKALEAVLQAEQAGKPYHLVLMDIHMPVMNGIDALKAMRKHQCNVAVVAITAASRKGLRQSLLDEGFDDVLGKPIDKPALFEILDRYLISTPGMAKPSEDEASNVNKALEFVPYKTPDTESSPPLSDSSDNQPGDSDGKQVLLVEDDHDAAELMKLLLSHLGHSVEVAHNARDAKSLIAIKPFDAALLDLTLPDADGISLASDIRQDHKDLKIYIVSGREPDENDLKNVDIAGTLLKPVNRNDLATLF, encoded by the coding sequence GTGGCAGAAGTTATTCGGGTTTTACTGGTAGAAGACGATGAGGATGATTATTTCCTCACCGCCGACTATATGTCCCAGTGTGAAGACCCTAAATTCCACATCACATGGGTGACAAACGGCAAGGCCGCCATAGATGCTTTTCAGAAGCGCACCTTTGACATTTGTTTGCTGGACTACATTTTAGGGGCAGAAAATGCACTTGATGTGCTTGCCACCTTTAAAGCTGCGGGTATCACCGTTCCTGTTGTTATTCTGACCGGACAGACAGACAGTCAGGTGGATGACATGGTGATGCGTGCCGGTGCTGCTGACTATCTGAACAAAAGCGAAATCGAATCCCCCCGTTTCATGCGGACCATGCGATATGCCATGGTTCGTCGCGAAATAGAAAACGAGCGCATCGAACGTCATAAAGTTGAGCAACAAAATAAAGCAAAAGATAAGTTCCTCGCCCACCTTGGCCATGAGTTACGCACACCGCTGACATCCATTCTGGGCTATACCGAGCTGCTGCTTGACGATGAAGCCAACGAACCGATGAACCAGGAATTGTCGATTATCCACACCAATGGCAAACACCTGCTCAGTTTGCTGAACGATTTGCTGGATATGTCACGCATTATGGCCAATAAGCTTGAGCTTTCACTCAGAGAAGTGAATCTCAACGGCTTTCTCACAGACGTCCATTCACTGATGAATCTGGCTGCGAAAGACAAAGGGCTTTCCATGGAAGTCTTTTCGCAAAACGACATTCCGGATTTTATTACCGCCGATCCCACCCGGCTCAGACAGGTATTAATCAACCTTATCAGTAATGCGGTTAAGTTTACTGATACCGGTACCATCCGGGTGTCAGTGGAAACCCTGCCCCCCCGAAAATCTGATAATAAAGAATTGCTGTTATTCCGGGTTACCGACTCGGGTATCGGCATGCCCCCAAACAAACTGGGTGACATCTTTCGTCCTTTTGAACAGATTGAAGATGTTATGCGGGCTAACCATGGCGGCGCGGGTCTGGGCCTGGCGATATGCCGTGAACTGGTGTCCAAAATGGGCGGAGAAATCAGTGTTGAGTCAGTATTTGGCCGCGGCAGTACTTTCTCCTTCACCATTGATCCGGGTGACATCAGCGAACAGCATTTTGACGTCTTCCGGTTATCAGCGCCAACACCGGATGAACTCAGCAAGAACCATCTTCATGTCACCGGCCGGGTACTTATCGTTGACGATTTACGTGAACTGAGAAAGCTGACCGGTCATATGGTCAGTCAGTGTCATGCAACTGTGTCCTATGCTGAGAACGGTGTTAAAGCGCTGGAAGCCGTTTTGCAGGCTGAACAAGCGGGCAAACCTTATCACCTGGTGCTGATGGATATACACATGCCGGTGATGAACGGCATTGATGCCCTTAAAGCCATGCGTAAACACCAGTGTAATGTCGCCGTAGTAGCAATTACCGCCGCCAGCAGAAAAGGCCTGAGACAGTCGCTGCTGGACGAAGGATTTGATGATGTGCTTGGCAAGCCCATCGATAAACCGGCACTGTTTGAAATTTTGGATCGATATCTTATCAGCACACCGGGAATGGCAAAGCCTTCAGAAGATGAAGCATCCAATGTTAATAAAGCGCTGGAGTTTGTACCTTATAAAACACCTGACACAGAGTCCTCTCCCCCGCTTTCAGATAGCAGTGACAATCAGCCCGGCGATTCTGACGGAAAACAGGTATTACTGGTTGAAGATGATCACGATGCTGCAGAGTTGATGAAGCTGTTGCTCAGTCACCTGGGCCACAGTGTTGAGGTTGCACATAATGCCCGCGACGCGAAATCCCTCATTGCGATAAAGCCATTCGATGCCGCCCTGCTGGATTTAACCCTGCCGGATGCTGACGGGATCAGCCTTGCCAGCGATATCCGTCAGGACCACAAAGATTTGAAGATATACATTGTCAGTGGCCGCGAGCCTGATGAAAATGACTTAAAAAACGTCGACATCGCCGGCACGTTGCTCAAACCGGTTAACCGGAACGATCTCGCCACGCTGTTTTAG
- a CDS encoding response regulator: MSLKHGTPINILMADDDEDDRLLTLDALKESRVLNNLYCVEDGVELLEYLRREGKYADPKDSPRPSLILLDLNMPRKDGREALQEIKADPSLRGIPVVILTTSKEEEDMLRGYDLGCASYITKPVNFEGLVDLMRALGRYWIEFVELPHD; the protein is encoded by the coding sequence ATGTCTCTTAAACATGGCACACCAATAAATATTCTGATGGCAGATGACGACGAAGACGATCGTTTGCTTACCCTCGATGCACTAAAAGAAAGCCGCGTACTGAATAACCTGTACTGCGTCGAAGACGGTGTGGAGCTTCTGGAGTACCTGCGCCGTGAAGGAAAATATGCCGATCCGAAAGACTCGCCCCGCCCCAGTCTCATTCTTCTGGATTTAAATATGCCCAGGAAGGACGGCCGTGAAGCGTTACAGGAAATCAAAGCTGACCCGTCTCTGAGAGGCATTCCTGTAGTCATTCTGACGACCTCGAAAGAGGAAGAAGACATGCTGAGAGGCTATGATCTTGGCTGCGCTTCATATATCACCAAGCCGGTAAATTTTGAAGGTCTGGTTGACCTCATGCGGGCATTAGGACGTTACTGGATTGAGTTTGTAGAGTTACCCCACGATTAA
- a CDS encoding sensor histidine kinase, with product MLNKVVQSAYSWITLVTVVIVIITGNAFYVVSTLDELASLESRLFSTNRVINAINKLHMAVLRAESGQRGYLLTKDEAYLTDYTITLNKLNELLEEVEAASVESDLPEQEDNIEDLIDLSKAKINELIKTVELTRAGEYSEALSMVNTDLGLSLYDEFDLRYDRVDATEREAQVKHLDSLMRLRSDSVTTLIISGITTGLLIIAILILLRLNLRETVKHQRDLEEYNEELEDKIEGRTQELKLYADELSRSNRELEDFAFVASHDLQEPLRKIRAFGNRLEAGYADVMDERGRDFLQRMLNAAERMSMLISDLLAFSRVTTRGKDFSEVALSEILDNVTSDLEIAIEESKATINAGSLPVVQCDKTQIEQLLLNLMSNALKFRSEDTPPVISLNSRPSTEEELEPILLKDEYEWVTITVEDNGIGFEQSFAEKIFAPFQRLHGRSAYKGTGIGLAVCRRIVERHNGVIKAFSEPGKGSRFVITMPVNGEPFATNSEGVVKHVS from the coding sequence ATGCTGAATAAAGTTGTTCAATCTGCTTACAGCTGGATCACGCTGGTTACCGTGGTCATTGTTATTATTACCGGTAATGCATTTTACGTTGTCAGTACACTGGATGAGCTTGCCTCACTTGAGAGCAGGCTGTTCAGTACCAACCGCGTGATAAATGCTATCAATAAACTTCACATGGCTGTACTTCGTGCTGAATCCGGGCAACGGGGTTACCTGCTAACCAAAGATGAAGCCTACCTCACCGATTACACCATCACCCTGAACAAGCTCAATGAACTGCTTGAAGAAGTTGAAGCCGCATCTGTGGAATCGGATCTTCCCGAACAGGAAGATAATATCGAAGATTTAATCGATTTGAGTAAGGCGAAAATTAACGAGCTTATCAAAACCGTAGAGCTTACCCGTGCCGGTGAATACTCTGAAGCATTATCTATGGTGAATACCGATTTGGGCCTGAGCTTATACGATGAGTTCGATTTACGTTATGACAGGGTGGATGCCACAGAAAGAGAGGCTCAGGTTAAGCACCTCGACAGCCTGATGCGCCTGCGTTCAGACTCGGTAACCACCCTCATCATTTCCGGTATCACCACCGGCTTGCTGATCATCGCCATTCTTATCTTATTGCGCCTTAACTTGCGGGAAACCGTTAAACACCAGCGGGATCTGGAAGAATACAATGAAGAACTGGAAGATAAAATTGAGGGTCGCACGCAGGAACTCAAACTGTATGCAGATGAGCTGTCCCGGAGCAATCGCGAACTTGAAGATTTCGCTTTCGTCGCCTCCCATGACTTACAGGAACCGTTAAGGAAGATTCGCGCTTTCGGTAACCGTCTGGAAGCTGGCTATGCTGACGTGATGGATGAACGGGGAAGAGACTTTCTGCAGCGCATGCTCAATGCAGCTGAACGGATGTCGATGTTAATCAGTGACTTACTCGCTTTCTCCCGGGTGACCACAAGAGGTAAGGACTTCTCAGAAGTTGCCTTGTCTGAAATCCTCGACAATGTCACCAGCGACCTGGAAATTGCAATAGAAGAAAGTAAAGCCACTATTAATGCTGGCTCCCTGCCGGTGGTGCAGTGCGATAAAACGCAAATTGAACAATTGTTGCTCAATCTGATGTCCAACGCGCTTAAGTTCAGATCTGAAGATACCCCACCGGTTATTTCCCTGAATTCCCGCCCGTCTACAGAGGAAGAGCTCGAACCCATTTTGTTGAAAGATGAATACGAATGGGTAACCATCACAGTTGAAGATAACGGCATTGGCTTTGAACAGTCTTTTGCTGAAAAAATATTTGCGCCGTTCCAGCGTTTACATGGCAGAAGTGCCTACAAAGGAACGGGAATAGGACTTGCCGTGTGCCGCCGGATAGTAGAGCGGCACAATGGCGTTATAAAAGCATTCAGTGAACCTGGCAAAGGATCGCGCTTTGTCATTACGATGCCTGTCAATGGCGAACCGTTTGCGACAAACAGCGAAGGAGTAGTAAAACATGTCTCTTAA